A genomic window from Lotus japonicus ecotype B-129 chromosome 1, LjGifu_v1.2 includes:
- the LOC130729975 gene encoding uncharacterized protein LOC130729975, whose amino-acid sequence MEGENGRKLKILCLHGFRTSGSFLKKQISKWDPSIFSQFDLEFPDGKFPAGGKSDIEGIFPPPYFEWFQFNKEFTEYTNLDECISYLCEYITANGPFDGFLGFSQGATLSALLIGYQAQGKLLKEHPPIKFFVSISGSKFRDPTICNVAYKDPIKAKSVHFIGEKDWLKLPSEELASAFHKSLLIRHPQGHTVPRLDEVSTGQLRDWVAGILGEPKDGEPKDGEPKDGVPIGEHETRHEEKKSEEKGSKVEVNSTNGDKEVNGVEINKGGAETVEVAQA is encoded by the exons ATGGAAGGAGAAAATGGAAGGAAGCTGAAAATATTGTGCCTCCATGGATTCAGAACCAGTGGGAGTTTTCTGAAAAAGCAAATCAGCAAATGGGATCCTTCtattttctctcaatttgattTG GAATTCCCAGATGGTAAATTCCCTGCTGGTGGGAAATCTGACATAGAAGGCATCTTCCCTCCACCTTACTTTGAGTGGTTTCAATTCAACAAG GAATTCACAGAATACACTAACTTGGATGAATGCATCTCATACTTGTGTGAATACATCACCGCCAATGGCCCTTTTGATGGTTTCCTTGGCTTCTCACAG GGCGCAACACTTTCAGCACTTCTAATAGGCTATCAAGCACAG GGGAAGTTGCTGAAGGAGCATCCACCCATTAAGTTTTTTGTATCAATATCAGGTTCCAAATTCAGAGATCCCACGATATGTAATGTTGCATACAAGGACCCCATCAAAGCTAAGTCTGTTCACTTCATTGGTGAGAAAGATTGGTTGAAACTTCCTTCTGAGGAGCTTGCCTCTGCATTTCATAAATCCCTTCTAATAAGGCATCCACAAGGTCACACTGTCCCACGTTTAG ATGAAGTTTCCACCGGTCAGTTGCGGGATTGGGTTGCAGGAATCCTTGGTGAACCAAAAGATGGTGAACCAAAAGATGGTGAACCAAAAGATGGTGTCCCAATTGGTGAGCATGAAACACGCCATGAAGAAAAGAAATCAGAGGAGAAAGGGAGCAAGGTAGAAGTTAATAGTACCAATGGAGACAAAGAGGTAAATGGAGTGGAAATAAACAAGGGGGGTGCTGAGACAGTAGAGGTGGCCCAAGCCTGA